In Drosophila bipectinata strain 14024-0381.07 chromosome 2R, DbipHiC1v2, whole genome shotgun sequence, one genomic interval encodes:
- the LOC108131485 gene encoding uncharacterized protein has protein sequence MQVLSQRSTFCLSILILFLTWPVEKVHSSGICIYVSKHRLNWFEALFACQKKGMCLADIDTTLTLLSLTDKFHGDDRTDVWFGLTAFERTNYRYISSNKHVEFTPQNSQLVNNGSCAFLKPEDPTYTFASAVCYDKKRFACTKTEMCNGAHMRKRKNFCAIPHSAKEIMAY, from the exons ATGCAGGTCCTATCACAGCGGAGTACTTTCTGCCTTtccatattaatattattcttGACTTGGCCGGTTGAAAAAGTCCATTCCTCCGGAATATGCATCTATGTCAGCAAACACAGA TTGAACTGGTTTGAGGCCCTTTTCGCCTGTCAAAAAAAGGGCATGTGCCTGGCTGATATAGACACGACACTTACTCTCCTGTCCCTAACCGACAAATTCCATGGAGATGATCGAACCGATGTTTGGTTTGGATTAACTGCCTTCGAGAGGACCAATTATAGATATATATCCAGCAACAAGCACGTAGAGTTTACTCCCCAAAACTCCCAACTGGTCAACAACGGAAGTTGTGCCTTTTTGAAACCGGAAGACCCAACCTACACGTTTGCTTCAGCCGTATGCTACGATAAAAAACGTTTTGCCTGCACAAAAACTGAAATGTGCAACGGAGCTCATATGAGGAAACGAAAAAACTTCTGTGCCATTCCCCACAGCGCCAAAGAAATTATGGCttattaa
- the LOC108131704 gene encoding uncharacterized protein isoform X2: MFSSITASLKNFGDKTANLFSKKKDEAEKLANEKANEAQKLAEEQAKKVGQSVQQTKNEAEQLATSTAKEAAALANAEAQKAGQAIDQGVNRAAGAVNQTKQAVDNTVAQAQAVAQNSKQVAANVAQNSKQVAANVAEASQRAAANAVDQTKKAANDAINKSVKAAENVADQKLKQAEGAIDGALKQTSQAVDQKLQEANQYVDQKRQSAEKSIQDAAGQAQESAGQQASALLGKLHLGQK; the protein is encoded by the exons ATGTTCAGCTCCATCACAG CATCCTTGAAGAACTTTGGCGACAAGACGGCCAATCTGTTCAGCAAGAAGAAGGATGAGGCTGAGAAGCTGGCCAACGAGAAGGCTAACGAGGCCCAGAAGCTGGCCGAGGAGCAGGCCAAGAAAGTGGGTCAGTCTGTGCAGCAGACCAAGAACGAGGCCGAGCAACTGGCCACAAGCACGG CCAAGGAAGCCGCTGCTCTGGCCAACGCCGAGGCCCAAAAGGCTGGCCAGGCCATCGACCAGGGCGTGAACCGGGCTGCCGGAGCTGTCAACCAAACCAAACAGGCCGTGGACAACACGGTGGCGCAGGCACAGGCTGTGGCTCAGAACTCCAAGCAGGTGGCAGCCAACGTGGCCCAGAACTCCAAGCAAGTGGCCGCCAATGTGGCGGAGGCCTCCCAGCGGGCGGCCGCCAACGCTGTCGACCAAACCAAGAAGGCGGCCAACGACGCCATCAACAAGAGCGTCAAGGCCGCCGAGAATGTGGCCGACCAGAAGCTGAAGCAGGCTGAGGGTGCCATCGATGGAGCCCTGAAGCAGACCAGCCAGGCGGTGGACCAGAAGCTGCAGGAGGCCAACCAATACGTGGACCAGAAGCGTCAGTCCGCCGAGAAGAGCATCCAGGATGCGGCCGGTCAGGCCCAGGAGAGCGCTGGTCAGCAGGCCAGTGCCCTGCTCGGCAAGCTGCATCTCGGCCAGAAGTAG
- the lectin-46Ca gene encoding uncharacterized protein lectin-46Ca: MRILPILVLILMVLDPDQVLARRKKGKQKEGKDKNTGPCGKAYLKELHGKCYYMSNKKINWFGAQNNCLRKDLNLADLSTPEDFKAVVQYLRGFLGADDYWFGGNDLQIEGRFTYISSGRVVRYYGDLGLVEPTFRSNLDDCLQLRIRENRTVVLDDNCGEKKYFVCQKSEQKCVYPSADAEEGDGQHHSHEHLHHFHHDAGKGEAVKDQGTHPENVESDSRPLDNSNSTEIGESPEDEPGAATKVPSEGETTSPEGEGATGSTDASSTDSTTTAAGGGSTAAAGATAATQTPSAAGAESAAPAAGATTATPAPAAPAPAT; this comes from the exons ATGAGGATACTACCGATTCTAGTCCTGATCTTGATGGTACTCGATCCCGATCAGGTGTTGGCCAGACGCAAAAAGGGCAAGCAAAAGGAGGGGAAGGACAAGAACACAGGACCTTGTGGCAAAGCCTACCTTAAGGAGCTCCATGGCAAGTGCTACTACATGAGCAACAAGAAG ATCAATTGGTTTGGCGCGCAGAACAATTGCCTGCGCAAGGACCTCAATCTGGCAGATCTCTCCACCCCGGAGGACTTCAAAGCTGTGGTCCAGTATCTGAGGGGCTTCCTGGGTGCCGATGATTATTGGTTTGGGGGCAATGACCTCCAGATCGAGGGTCGCTTCACCTACATAAGCTCAGGAAGGGTGGTTCGCTATTACGGGGATCTGGGCCTGGTTGAGCCAACATTTCGATCCAACCTGGACGATTGCCTGCAATTAAGAATCCGGGAAAACCGCACCGTTGTCCTGGACGACAACTGCGGGGAGAAGAAGTACTTTGTGTGTCAGAAGTCGGAACAGAAGTGCGTCTATCCCAGCGCCGATGCCGAGGAGGGCGACGGCCAGCACCACAGCCACGAGCACTTGCATCACTTCCATCATGACGCCGGCAAGGGCGAGGCGGTCAAGGATCAGGGGACCCACCCCGAGAACGTGGAAAGCGACTCACGGCCACTTGACAATTCGAATTCAACGGAAATTGGCGAGTCGCCGGAGGACGAGCCGGGGGCGGCGACGAAGGTTCCAAGTGAGGGTGAGACCACGTCGCCAGAAGGCGAAGGGGCTACTGGTTCGACGGACGCCTCCAGTACGGATTCGACGACAACGGCGGCCGGCGGAGGCTCCACGGCGGCTGCGGGAGCAACTGCGGCTACACAAACACCAAGTGCCGCAGGGGCAGAGTCTGCTGCGCCGGCAGCTGGGGCAACTACAGCTACACCTGCACCCGCCGCACCTGCACCTGCCacataa
- the dila gene encoding centrosomal protein of 131 kDa isoform X1 has translation MDLCLKGSQVGALVPTGGIGLSLYPTVFALQINLATRQKTKPKYTSRSLTTLHNPCPHFRPRSANYLHQRSRSSPFLQQRSRSSPFLARPQSADPKFGRRLSNYFSEKEPRLSGKRQVSSNDLLKSLLEEPIKRSWLCRSTCNSSESDYSLHKRTPDSSEEGEREQQLERFLVTMPGGSDKGKSYGSYPLQGLSNGALSQRTAKPDLPGRVSFSKPNMHADVDSSDCDNDKQESQRPSISAPGPLMLPSFINKAESSDTTGQKKTVHFGSAAAEGEVLAQTYEYPKCPSENCTCSTRSSSTTSTNEASAASEVKCACDAPSCRFVEVTQVTELSVSALPSPPPAHPQKSPTPELNVIREYKQAVGVVQVVKNQLTPEPLNNIELLPNYLDKYASPPEEKQNNLSETKNLASSSGSINNTSTYRATTNPRNFGAENNFLPAVHDDRRAFGASTSDSVINNYLKVASTPPFVGKKKENVKPASADPITRNGKSTKLSKTVVSNNPVSAPPGKLKKAISVGSLREERKLSEYNLDKVDSWMSMQDQKQYDQKHKQGLEDLDEAQDNDSASQISLKSNEDSRGSTYDEIVSVIKEIEEDKKMDNFSERLPSELNLKLDSRCETADTVTMSETAVPETGDKYKDILAYLNNVESSCDKTLMETRRSIPESNRSEVEFIVEPDVTDEVPKLSELLMLPNHQLARRVIALSLRANELSNAIHLSKEHVIQLRGEKQKSLRAEKTNNAAKLRDQKKHYEEVVTRHQGFIEQLLKDKGSLCEKVAALTRRLESQNQAWEHRLETEVTRTKETTMAGEKIRRERWVRENTKKIKELTVKGLEAEINKMNCDHQREVTELKRTHQMQLLDALEEARAKHEQIETSIRESCAQDREAIIEKERTAIRERFERQLEEEQRTQAEQRQKLTEEFTAERERLQAELRQKDADYQARRQEVLREQEQELEQAKFEMQERMAKQEEKYQNRINTIEQQYLADFELWKSEHENKTKVAQAEKENAIRQHYRAERDRQLDELVVRMEADALQHGEEHDQKMARLKEKYEKDLALAENVEKSLREKYAETRGKLAEADAQVRNCQAEVKQLQLELGHSKKMCGDIIHERDKLRENLNSDIQNELAILSDRHKQEMDELQKRVHQTIQRQEETIEILKGDNDALRQQCLKLNAVIRQQRKDYCVK, from the exons ATGGATTTATGTCTTAAGGGTTCCCAGGTAGGTGCATTGGTTCCCACGGGAGGCATCGGATTATCCCTGTACCCCACCGTCTTCGCCTTGCAGATAAACCTCGCCACACGACAGAAAACGAAGCCCAAGTACACAAGTCGTTCGCTGACGACCCTCCACAATCCGTGTCCCCATTTCCGGCCTCGTTCGGCCAACTACCTGCATCAGCGCAGTCGCTCCTCGCCTTTCCTGCAGCAACGCAGTCGCTCCTCGCCTTTTCTGGCGCGACCTCAGTCGGCGGATCCGAAATTTGGTCGGCGGTTGAGCAACTACTTCAGCGAAAAGGAACCCAGGCTTAGTGGCAAG AGACAGGTTTCCTCGAACGATCTGTTAAAGTCCCTGCTGGAGGAGCCCATCAAGCGCAGCTGGTTGTGCCGGAGCACCTGCAACTCCTCCGAGTCGGACTACTCGCTCCACAAACGCACCCCCGACAGCAGCGAGGAGGGGGAGCGGGAGCAGCAACTGGAGCGGTTCCTGGTCACAATGCCGGGCGGCAGTGACAAGGGTAAGTCCTACGGATCCTATCCCCTGCAGGGTCTCAGCAATGGAGCCCTCTCCCAGCGCACTGCCAAGCCCGATCTTCCCGGGAGAGTGTCCTTCAGCAAGCCAAACATGCACGCCGATGTGGACTCCAGCGACTGCGACAATGACAAGCAGGAATCCCAGCGTCCTAGTATCTCAGCTCCAGGACCTCTAATGCTTCCCAGTTTTATTAACAAAGCAGAGTCGTCGGATACGACTGGCCAAAAGAAAACCGTACACTTTGGTTCCGCTGCCGCCGAGGGTGAAGTCCTGGCCCAAACGTACGAGTATCCCAAGTGTCCGTCGGAGAACTGCACTTGCAGCACACGGTCTTCGTCGACCACGAGTACCAACGAGGCTTCGGCTGCCTCCGAGGTGAAGTGCGCCTGCGATGCGCCCAGCTGTCGCTTTGTGGAGGTCACCCAGGTGACGGAACTCTCAGTCTCAGCACTGCCATCTCCTCCCCCGGCTCACCCACAAAAGTCACCCACACCGGAGCTAAATGTCATCCGCGAGTACAAGCAGGCAGTGGGTGTCGTTCAAGTGGTTAAAAACCAGCTCACTCCTGAGCCTCTGAATAATATTGAGTTACTTCCCAACTATTTGGACAAGTACGCCTCTCCTCCGGAGGAGAAGCAGAATAACTTGTCCGAGACCAAGAACCTAGCTTCCAGCAGTGGCTCCATTAACAATACTTCAACCTACAGAGCCACAACCAATCCTCGGAACTTTGGGGCCGAGAACAACTTCCTTCCAGCAGTGCATGACGATCGTAGGGCCTTCGGAGCCAGCACTTCCGATTCAGTTATCAACAACTACCTCAAGGTGGCATCGACTCCGCCGTTTGTGGGcaagaaaaaggaaaacgtGAAGCCTGCCAGTGCGGATCCGATCACCCGGAACGGGAAATCCACCAAACTAAGCAAGACGGTGGTAAGTAATAACCCAGTCAGTGCTCCTCCGGGAAAGCTAAAGAAAGCCATCAGCGTTGGCAGTCTCCGGGAGGAGAGAAAGCTATCGGAGTACAATTTGGACAAGGTGGACAGCTGGATGAGTATGCAGGATCAAAAGCAGTACGACCAGAAGCACAAGCAGGGACTAGAGGATTTGGACGAGGCCCAGGACAATGATAGTGCTTCCCAGATCTCCCTAAAGTCCAATGAGGATTCCAGAGGTTCTACCTATGACGAGATAGTGTCTGTAATCAAGGAAATCGAGGAAGACAAGAAAATGG ATAACTTTTCCGAGCGTCTTCCCAGTGAGCTCAATTTAAAGTTGGACTCTCGATGTGAAACGGCGGATACAGTGACTATGAGTGAGACAGCCGTTCCTGAAACTGGAGATAAATACAA aGACATTCTGGCCTATCTGAACAACGTGGAGAGCAGCTGCGATAAGACTCTTATGGAAACACGTCGCTCCATTCCGGAGAGCAATCGATCCGAGGTGGAATTTATCGTGGAACCAGACGTCACCGACGAGGTGCCCAA GCTGTCAGAGCTCCTTATGCTTCCCAACCATCAACTGGCTAGACGTGTCATTGCCTTAAGTCTTCGAGCTAATGAGTTGTCCAATGCCATTCATCTGTCCAAGGAGCATGTGATCCAGCTAAGGGGAGAGAAGCAAAAGAGTCTGCGGGCCGAGAAGACCAACAACGCTGCCAAGCTTCGCGACCAGAAGAAGCACTACGAGGAGGTGGTGACCCGACATCAGGGATTCATTGAACAGTTGCTCAAGGACAAGGGGTCGCTGTGCGAGAAAGTGGCAGCTCTCACCCGGCGTCTGGAGAGTCAGAACCAGGCCTGGGAGCACCGCCTGGAGACAGAGGTAACTAGAACGAAAGAAACTACTATGGCTGGCGAAAAGATTCGACGAGAGCGTTGGGTGCGCGAGAACACCAAGAAGATTAAAGAGCTCACGGTAAAAGGCCTGGAGGCGGAGATCAATAAGATGAACTGCGACCACCAGCGGGAGGTTACCGAGCTGAAACGCACTCACCAGATGCAGTTGCTCGATGCCCTCGAGGAAGCCCGAGCAAAGCACGAGCAGATTGAGACTAGCATTCGAGAGAGCTGCGCCCAGGATCGAGAAGCCATTATCGAAAAGGAGCGAACAGCGATCCGAGAGCGATTCGAGCGGCAACTGGAGGAGGAGCAGAGGACTCAGGCCGAGCAGCGGCAGAAACTAACCGAGGAGTTTACGGCTGAGCGGGAGCGCCTCCAGGCGGAACTCCGACAAAAGGATGCCGACTACCAGGCACGCCGGCAAGAAGTCTTGCGTGAACAGGAGCAAGAGCTGGAGCAGGCCAAGTTCGAGATGCAGGAGCGGATGGCCAAGCAGGAGGAGAAGTACCAAAATCGTATCAATACCATTGAACAGCAGTATCTGGCGGACTTTGAACTGTGGAAGTCAGAGCACGAGAACAAGACCAAGGTGGCTCAGGCGGAAAAGGAGAACGCCATCCGCCAGCATTATCGAGCCGAACGGGATCGACAGTTGGATGAGCTAGTGGTTCGCATGGAAGCGGATGCGCTGCAGCATGGAGAAGAGCATGATCAGAAAATGGC ACGCCTCAAGGAAAAGTACGAAAAGGATCTAGCCTTGGCCGAAAACGTGGAAAAGTCTTTGCGGGAAAAATACGCCGAGACTCGGGGCAAGCTGGCAGAGGCGGATGCCCAGGTTCGAAACTGCCAGGCGGAGGTAAAGCAGCTGCAGCTGGAGCTGGGTCACAGCAAGAAGATGTGTGGCGACATCATCCACGAGAGGGACAAGCTACGCGAGAATCTCAACTCGGACATTCAAAATGAACTGGCCATTTTGAGTGATCGGCACAAGCAGGAAATGGATGAACTGCAGAAGCGGGTACATCAGACCATTCAGCGCCAGGAGGAGACCATTGAGATCCTTAAGGGCGACAATGACGCCTTGAGGCAGCAGTGCCTAAAACTAAATGCAGTTATACGACAGCAGCGCAAGGACTATTGTGTAAAGTAG
- the LOC108131484 gene encoding uncharacterized protein: MTDLPRSIKFTNISTSYAFICRTLEKQCGIQQQSATHEFQFVELLKILNAQEKFLISRFFSQLPTNVGSYRVLLQLQKLQILTASEYILRKEHSDQLLVDLVIFLESELELLEDLFLTAAYNSNRRMKLTAILESALGHLYAGLVSNPKISELAYVDFLPKSLPDDALSVCMNMHLNTVLQLHQVDEINEGFANFSAWINEGVDELTFVKHLSEKLLASHQQEALQFIFKYSNQENFVDWKFYLILVQSIASIAKTETQAYIKKYLKSRVLHTANTGCLKSLLHLLLTARAASASTMDIQSNLDNYAKWYKQNIGEMTYLMATEKFHLMLGLLEQSLFYEKELAYLEVHASIAISPGGRLVQAFKTKCRSQVSYLKAEAKRQSAK, encoded by the exons ATGACTGATTTGCCTCGGTCTATAAAGTTCACAAACATAAGCACCAGCTATGCGTTTATTTGTAGG ACCTTAGAGAAGCAATGCGGAATTCAACAGCAGAGCGCGACCCACGAGTTTCAGTTTGTGGAGCTACTAAAAATCTTAAACGCCCAAGAAAAG TTCCTAATCTCCAGGTTCTTCAGCCAGCTGCCCACAAATGTTGGAAGTTACCGGGTTCTCTTGCAGCTCCAGAAACTCCAAATACTCACGGCTTCGGAGTATATCCTAAG AAAGGAACACTCGGATCAACTGCTGGTGGACTTGGTTATCTTTCTGGAATCTGAGCTCGAGCTTCTGGAGGATCTCTTTCTAACCGCGGCTTATA ATTCGAATAGAAGAATGAAGTTGACAGCTATCCTGGAAAGCGCATTGGGTCACCTATATGCTGGATTAGTAAGCAATCCCAAAATAAGCGAATTGGCCTATGTGGACTTCTTGCCAAAATCCTTGCCAG ATGATGCCTTGTCTGTCTGCATGAATATGCATTTAAATACCGTATTGCAACTTCATCAAGTTGACGAAATCAACGAAGGGTTTGCCAATTTTAGTGCCTGGATTAATGAAGGTGTAGATGAACTTACCTTTGTAAAGCATCTATCTGAGAAG CTTTTGGCCAGCCATCAACAGGAAGCCCTACAGTTCATCTTTAAGTATTCTAACCAGGAAAACTTTGTGGATTGGAAGTTTTACCTTATTTTGGTTCAGTCCATAGCTAGTATTGCCAAGACGGAAACCCAAGCCTATATTAAAA AGTATCTTAAAAGCCGAGTGCTGCACACTGCCAACACAGGCTGCTTGAAATCATTACTGCACTTGTTGCTAACAGCAAGAGCTGCTTCAGCATCAACCATGGACATCCAGAGCAATTTGGACAACTATGCTAAATGGTATAAGCAAAATATCGGTGAAATGACTTACCTCATGGCCACAGAAAAGTTTCACTTAATGCTGGGCCTTCTGGAGCAGTCTCTGTTTTATGAGAAGGAGCTAGCATACCTCGAG GTTCATGCGTCCATAGCTATTTCTCCTGGAGGGCGGCTGGTTCAGGCTTTTAAAACCAAGTGTCGGTCGCAGGTCTCGTATCTAAAAGCAGAAGCTAAGCGTCAATCTGCAAAATAG
- the dila gene encoding centrosomal protein of 131 kDa isoform X2, whose product MDLCLKGSQINLATRQKTKPKYTSRSLTTLHNPCPHFRPRSANYLHQRSRSSPFLQQRSRSSPFLARPQSADPKFGRRLSNYFSEKEPRLSGKRQVSSNDLLKSLLEEPIKRSWLCRSTCNSSESDYSLHKRTPDSSEEGEREQQLERFLVTMPGGSDKGKSYGSYPLQGLSNGALSQRTAKPDLPGRVSFSKPNMHADVDSSDCDNDKQESQRPSISAPGPLMLPSFINKAESSDTTGQKKTVHFGSAAAEGEVLAQTYEYPKCPSENCTCSTRSSSTTSTNEASAASEVKCACDAPSCRFVEVTQVTELSVSALPSPPPAHPQKSPTPELNVIREYKQAVGVVQVVKNQLTPEPLNNIELLPNYLDKYASPPEEKQNNLSETKNLASSSGSINNTSTYRATTNPRNFGAENNFLPAVHDDRRAFGASTSDSVINNYLKVASTPPFVGKKKENVKPASADPITRNGKSTKLSKTVVSNNPVSAPPGKLKKAISVGSLREERKLSEYNLDKVDSWMSMQDQKQYDQKHKQGLEDLDEAQDNDSASQISLKSNEDSRGSTYDEIVSVIKEIEEDKKMDNFSERLPSELNLKLDSRCETADTVTMSETAVPETGDKYKDILAYLNNVESSCDKTLMETRRSIPESNRSEVEFIVEPDVTDEVPKLSELLMLPNHQLARRVIALSLRANELSNAIHLSKEHVIQLRGEKQKSLRAEKTNNAAKLRDQKKHYEEVVTRHQGFIEQLLKDKGSLCEKVAALTRRLESQNQAWEHRLETEVTRTKETTMAGEKIRRERWVRENTKKIKELTVKGLEAEINKMNCDHQREVTELKRTHQMQLLDALEEARAKHEQIETSIRESCAQDREAIIEKERTAIRERFERQLEEEQRTQAEQRQKLTEEFTAERERLQAELRQKDADYQARRQEVLREQEQELEQAKFEMQERMAKQEEKYQNRINTIEQQYLADFELWKSEHENKTKVAQAEKENAIRQHYRAERDRQLDELVVRMEADALQHGEEHDQKMARLKEKYEKDLALAENVEKSLREKYAETRGKLAEADAQVRNCQAEVKQLQLELGHSKKMCGDIIHERDKLRENLNSDIQNELAILSDRHKQEMDELQKRVHQTIQRQEETIEILKGDNDALRQQCLKLNAVIRQQRKDYCVK is encoded by the exons ATGGATTTATGTCTTAAGGGTTCCCAG ATAAACCTCGCCACACGACAGAAAACGAAGCCCAAGTACACAAGTCGTTCGCTGACGACCCTCCACAATCCGTGTCCCCATTTCCGGCCTCGTTCGGCCAACTACCTGCATCAGCGCAGTCGCTCCTCGCCTTTCCTGCAGCAACGCAGTCGCTCCTCGCCTTTTCTGGCGCGACCTCAGTCGGCGGATCCGAAATTTGGTCGGCGGTTGAGCAACTACTTCAGCGAAAAGGAACCCAGGCTTAGTGGCAAG AGACAGGTTTCCTCGAACGATCTGTTAAAGTCCCTGCTGGAGGAGCCCATCAAGCGCAGCTGGTTGTGCCGGAGCACCTGCAACTCCTCCGAGTCGGACTACTCGCTCCACAAACGCACCCCCGACAGCAGCGAGGAGGGGGAGCGGGAGCAGCAACTGGAGCGGTTCCTGGTCACAATGCCGGGCGGCAGTGACAAGGGTAAGTCCTACGGATCCTATCCCCTGCAGGGTCTCAGCAATGGAGCCCTCTCCCAGCGCACTGCCAAGCCCGATCTTCCCGGGAGAGTGTCCTTCAGCAAGCCAAACATGCACGCCGATGTGGACTCCAGCGACTGCGACAATGACAAGCAGGAATCCCAGCGTCCTAGTATCTCAGCTCCAGGACCTCTAATGCTTCCCAGTTTTATTAACAAAGCAGAGTCGTCGGATACGACTGGCCAAAAGAAAACCGTACACTTTGGTTCCGCTGCCGCCGAGGGTGAAGTCCTGGCCCAAACGTACGAGTATCCCAAGTGTCCGTCGGAGAACTGCACTTGCAGCACACGGTCTTCGTCGACCACGAGTACCAACGAGGCTTCGGCTGCCTCCGAGGTGAAGTGCGCCTGCGATGCGCCCAGCTGTCGCTTTGTGGAGGTCACCCAGGTGACGGAACTCTCAGTCTCAGCACTGCCATCTCCTCCCCCGGCTCACCCACAAAAGTCACCCACACCGGAGCTAAATGTCATCCGCGAGTACAAGCAGGCAGTGGGTGTCGTTCAAGTGGTTAAAAACCAGCTCACTCCTGAGCCTCTGAATAATATTGAGTTACTTCCCAACTATTTGGACAAGTACGCCTCTCCTCCGGAGGAGAAGCAGAATAACTTGTCCGAGACCAAGAACCTAGCTTCCAGCAGTGGCTCCATTAACAATACTTCAACCTACAGAGCCACAACCAATCCTCGGAACTTTGGGGCCGAGAACAACTTCCTTCCAGCAGTGCATGACGATCGTAGGGCCTTCGGAGCCAGCACTTCCGATTCAGTTATCAACAACTACCTCAAGGTGGCATCGACTCCGCCGTTTGTGGGcaagaaaaaggaaaacgtGAAGCCTGCCAGTGCGGATCCGATCACCCGGAACGGGAAATCCACCAAACTAAGCAAGACGGTGGTAAGTAATAACCCAGTCAGTGCTCCTCCGGGAAAGCTAAAGAAAGCCATCAGCGTTGGCAGTCTCCGGGAGGAGAGAAAGCTATCGGAGTACAATTTGGACAAGGTGGACAGCTGGATGAGTATGCAGGATCAAAAGCAGTACGACCAGAAGCACAAGCAGGGACTAGAGGATTTGGACGAGGCCCAGGACAATGATAGTGCTTCCCAGATCTCCCTAAAGTCCAATGAGGATTCCAGAGGTTCTACCTATGACGAGATAGTGTCTGTAATCAAGGAAATCGAGGAAGACAAGAAAATGG ATAACTTTTCCGAGCGTCTTCCCAGTGAGCTCAATTTAAAGTTGGACTCTCGATGTGAAACGGCGGATACAGTGACTATGAGTGAGACAGCCGTTCCTGAAACTGGAGATAAATACAA aGACATTCTGGCCTATCTGAACAACGTGGAGAGCAGCTGCGATAAGACTCTTATGGAAACACGTCGCTCCATTCCGGAGAGCAATCGATCCGAGGTGGAATTTATCGTGGAACCAGACGTCACCGACGAGGTGCCCAA GCTGTCAGAGCTCCTTATGCTTCCCAACCATCAACTGGCTAGACGTGTCATTGCCTTAAGTCTTCGAGCTAATGAGTTGTCCAATGCCATTCATCTGTCCAAGGAGCATGTGATCCAGCTAAGGGGAGAGAAGCAAAAGAGTCTGCGGGCCGAGAAGACCAACAACGCTGCCAAGCTTCGCGACCAGAAGAAGCACTACGAGGAGGTGGTGACCCGACATCAGGGATTCATTGAACAGTTGCTCAAGGACAAGGGGTCGCTGTGCGAGAAAGTGGCAGCTCTCACCCGGCGTCTGGAGAGTCAGAACCAGGCCTGGGAGCACCGCCTGGAGACAGAGGTAACTAGAACGAAAGAAACTACTATGGCTGGCGAAAAGATTCGACGAGAGCGTTGGGTGCGCGAGAACACCAAGAAGATTAAAGAGCTCACGGTAAAAGGCCTGGAGGCGGAGATCAATAAGATGAACTGCGACCACCAGCGGGAGGTTACCGAGCTGAAACGCACTCACCAGATGCAGTTGCTCGATGCCCTCGAGGAAGCCCGAGCAAAGCACGAGCAGATTGAGACTAGCATTCGAGAGAGCTGCGCCCAGGATCGAGAAGCCATTATCGAAAAGGAGCGAACAGCGATCCGAGAGCGATTCGAGCGGCAACTGGAGGAGGAGCAGAGGACTCAGGCCGAGCAGCGGCAGAAACTAACCGAGGAGTTTACGGCTGAGCGGGAGCGCCTCCAGGCGGAACTCCGACAAAAGGATGCCGACTACCAGGCACGCCGGCAAGAAGTCTTGCGTGAACAGGAGCAAGAGCTGGAGCAGGCCAAGTTCGAGATGCAGGAGCGGATGGCCAAGCAGGAGGAGAAGTACCAAAATCGTATCAATACCATTGAACAGCAGTATCTGGCGGACTTTGAACTGTGGAAGTCAGAGCACGAGAACAAGACCAAGGTGGCTCAGGCGGAAAAGGAGAACGCCATCCGCCAGCATTATCGAGCCGAACGGGATCGACAGTTGGATGAGCTAGTGGTTCGCATGGAAGCGGATGCGCTGCAGCATGGAGAAGAGCATGATCAGAAAATGGC ACGCCTCAAGGAAAAGTACGAAAAGGATCTAGCCTTGGCCGAAAACGTGGAAAAGTCTTTGCGGGAAAAATACGCCGAGACTCGGGGCAAGCTGGCAGAGGCGGATGCCCAGGTTCGAAACTGCCAGGCGGAGGTAAAGCAGCTGCAGCTGGAGCTGGGTCACAGCAAGAAGATGTGTGGCGACATCATCCACGAGAGGGACAAGCTACGCGAGAATCTCAACTCGGACATTCAAAATGAACTGGCCATTTTGAGTGATCGGCACAAGCAGGAAATGGATGAACTGCAGAAGCGGGTACATCAGACCATTCAGCGCCAGGAGGAGACCATTGAGATCCTTAAGGGCGACAATGACGCCTTGAGGCAGCAGTGCCTAAAACTAAATGCAGTTATACGACAGCAGCGCAAGGACTATTGTGTAAAGTAG